In Candidatus Paceibacterota bacterium, a single genomic region encodes these proteins:
- a CDS encoding TrpB-like pyridoxal phosphate-dependent enzyme, giving the protein MTSRADHKIILEESEMPTQWYNLIADLPSPPPPPLHPGTHEPIGPEALAPLFPMDLIMQEVTTDRYVDIPQEVQDIYKLWRPSPLFRAHRLEKALGTPARIYYKYEGVSPAGSHKPNTAVPQAYYNAKAGIKKLTTETGAGQWGTALAFAGALFGIDVEVWQVGASYDQKPYRRMMMEVFGANVHRSPSMLTQAGRNQLALNPNHTGSLGIAISEAVEVAAQDPAINYALGSVLNHVLLHQTIIGEEALKQFAKIGDYPDVIVGCTGGGSNFAGLSFPFIRENLKNGKNTKIRGVEPASCPSLTRGEYRYDFGDTAGMTPLMKMHTLGHDFVPDPIHAGGLRYHGMAPLISHVYELGLMDAVAMGQLDCFAAGVQFARTEGIVPAPEPTHALAEIIRQAKECKETGEEKVLLTALCGHGHFDLAAYDAFLGGTMIDHELSEASIQAALETVPRI; this is encoded by the coding sequence ATGACTTCACGCGCCGATCACAAAATCATCCTCGAAGAATCCGAAATGCCCACGCAGTGGTACAACCTGATTGCAGATCTGCCATCACCGCCGCCACCGCCACTTCACCCAGGAACTCACGAGCCGATCGGCCCTGAAGCGCTCGCCCCGTTGTTCCCGATGGATTTGATCATGCAGGAAGTCACCACTGATCGATACGTTGATATTCCGCAAGAAGTCCAGGACATCTACAAACTCTGGCGGCCATCCCCGCTATTTCGCGCCCACCGTCTCGAGAAGGCACTTGGCACACCCGCCCGTATCTACTACAAGTACGAAGGCGTAAGCCCCGCTGGTTCGCACAAGCCAAACACCGCAGTTCCTCAGGCCTACTACAACGCCAAAGCAGGAATAAAGAAATTAACAACCGAGACTGGTGCCGGCCAGTGGGGCACAGCCCTCGCATTCGCAGGTGCTCTCTTTGGAATCGATGTCGAGGTCTGGCAAGTAGGAGCCTCCTACGATCAGAAGCCCTACCGCCGCATGATGATGGAAGTTTTCGGCGCGAACGTTCATCGTTCGCCGTCAATGCTCACCCAAGCTGGTCGCAATCAGTTGGCACTCAACCCAAATCACACCGGCTCACTCGGCATCGCAATCAGCGAAGCAGTTGAAGTCGCCGCGCAAGATCCCGCAATCAACTACGCACTCGGTAGCGTTCTCAACCACGTGCTTCTGCACCAGACAATCATTGGCGAAGAAGCACTCAAACAATTCGCAAAGATCGGCGACTATCCAGACGTCATCGTCGGTTGTACCGGCGGCGGATCCAACTTCGCAGGCCTCTCGTTCCCGTTCATTCGCGAAAATCTCAAGAACGGCAAAAACACAAAGATCCGCGGAGTAGAACCTGCATCATGCCCATCACTCACACGCGGCGAATACCGATACGACTTCGGCGACACCGCTGGAATGACGCCACTTATGAAGATGCACACTCTCGGTCACGATTTCGTACCAGACCCAATTCACGCCGGTGGCCTCCGCTATCACGGCATGGCTCCGTTGATCTCACATGTTTACGAACTTGGTCTCATGGATGCTGTTGCGATGGGGCAACTCGATTGCTTCGCAGCAGGAGTTCAATTTGCCCGCACTGAAGGAATTGTGCCCGCACCAGAACCAACTCACGCACTTGCGGAAATCATTCGCCAAGCCAAAGAGTGCAAAGAGACAGGCGAAGAGAAAGTTCTTCTCACCGCCCTCTGTGGTCACGGCCACTTCGACTTGGCCGCTTACGACGCATTCCTCGGTGGAACGATGATTGATCACGAACTATCAGAGGCATCGATTCAAGCGGCTTTGGAGACGGTGCCAAGGATTTAG
- a CDS encoding UvrD-helicase domain-containing protein, giving the protein MLPFHESGKKADSMLAWLKKLFWSKKKTVEYQAVQQMSAYQASLERIDIERFSELVDLPDNLELSLTQVIAATSHAQETLVVAGAGSGKTSLLVGRAKYLVESGRAKEDEILMLAYNKAAAEELSVRTKISNINISAQTFHGFGNSIIKSEGERTGVAFGESGEVASFLRKQMDDVLDERALQSLSMYFSEELVPKRPYEDFHNLSEYRAYVQATILKSLMDENVKSHGEWLIANFLFTHNLEYKYEALYDVSGIPRERHTPDFTVYLPDEREIYIEYFGIDRQGNTAPGIGQDAYLAGIEWKKNVHASNETHCISLYYYDLMEGNLLSKLENALRAISAIQDQRDYKEVLAQANKLGYYSRFLKICDQFLIHVRAQRLSGSDLLALSKNDKRSLAFLNVFNIFLANYEMELKKRNLPDFSELINGAADSILRGEYEFKFTHLLVDEFQDISKDRFRLIEAMKSANPNLEVMCVGDDWQSIYRFGGSDISIMRAASTPKLNRKRVDLAETYRLPQEIADLSRKFILRNPLQLQKTVTSKSDLDAPGKVVIHWDTEQAENMENLKKVISRIGSASTDPTKSLRVLARYTDNLPDKRILASLWKGPAEVSTIHAAKGLEADYVIVMDMIQDFRGFPSTIEDDPVMALVMPEKEPHQYGEERRLFYVALTRARRECHLISPISSPSLFTLELLDTKLGEHVGLTVDQNRPCPVCKSGQILVSPKGNGSYCSNIPLCDFLPPRCPTCSKPMIIHKNESLRFICPTHSNIRLKSCPVCEWGVLIPRAAVNKTTGKESTFFSCHTWAKTGCTGKPSRVNGGR; this is encoded by the coding sequence GTGTTACCGTTCCATGAATCTGGGAAGAAGGCCGACAGTATGCTCGCGTGGCTCAAGAAACTCTTCTGGTCGAAAAAGAAGACTGTCGAGTATCAAGCGGTTCAACAAATGAGCGCTTATCAGGCTTCTCTCGAACGCATAGATATCGAGCGGTTCAGTGAACTTGTCGACCTTCCCGACAACTTAGAACTATCGTTAACTCAAGTAATCGCCGCCACCTCCCACGCACAGGAAACTTTGGTTGTGGCGGGAGCGGGATCTGGGAAGACATCTCTCCTTGTCGGTAGAGCCAAGTATTTAGTCGAATCCGGAAGAGCCAAGGAGGACGAAATCCTGATGCTCGCTTACAACAAGGCTGCTGCTGAAGAGTTGTCAGTTAGAACGAAAATTTCGAACATAAATATTTCTGCGCAGACATTTCATGGTTTTGGTAATTCGATTATCAAGAGTGAGGGAGAGCGAACCGGCGTCGCCTTCGGTGAGAGTGGCGAAGTGGCCAGTTTCCTCCGAAAACAAATGGATGATGTCCTTGACGAGAGAGCTCTGCAATCTCTTTCAATGTACTTTTCTGAGGAACTAGTACCTAAAAGACCATATGAAGACTTTCATAACCTCTCTGAATACAGGGCATACGTTCAAGCCACCATTCTCAAATCCTTGATGGACGAGAACGTGAAAAGCCATGGAGAATGGTTGATCGCCAACTTCCTTTTTACACACAATCTTGAGTACAAATACGAAGCCCTTTATGACGTTTCTGGTATCCCCAGAGAACGCCATACACCGGACTTCACCGTATATCTTCCAGATGAGAGAGAAATTTACATTGAATACTTCGGTATCGATCGACAAGGAAATACCGCTCCAGGAATTGGTCAAGACGCCTACCTAGCGGGAATAGAATGGAAAAAGAACGTTCACGCTAGCAACGAGACTCATTGCATTTCTCTGTACTATTACGATCTGATGGAAGGGAATCTCCTAAGCAAATTGGAGAACGCTCTTCGTGCCATAAGCGCCATTCAAGATCAAAGAGATTACAAAGAAGTCCTTGCTCAAGCTAACAAACTTGGTTACTACTCGAGATTCCTGAAGATCTGCGACCAATTCTTGATTCATGTGCGTGCGCAGCGCCTTTCAGGTAGTGACCTGCTAGCCCTTTCAAAGAATGATAAAAGGAGTCTCGCCTTTCTCAATGTCTTTAACATCTTCTTGGCTAACTATGAAATGGAACTTAAAAAGAGGAATTTGCCAGATTTTTCAGAACTGATCAATGGCGCGGCAGATTCGATCCTGAGAGGCGAGTATGAGTTCAAATTTACTCATTTACTTGTTGATGAGTTTCAGGATATTTCGAAGGACCGCTTCAGGCTGATAGAAGCCATGAAGAGCGCAAATCCGAATTTGGAGGTGATGTGCGTAGGGGATGACTGGCAATCGATCTATCGGTTCGGTGGCAGTGATATCTCCATTATGAGGGCTGCAAGCACACCAAAGTTGAATCGGAAACGTGTGGACCTCGCCGAGACCTATCGGCTCCCCCAAGAAATCGCAGACTTATCGCGGAAATTTATCCTAAGGAATCCGCTGCAACTTCAAAAGACGGTGACATCAAAATCCGATTTGGACGCTCCCGGGAAAGTTGTCATCCATTGGGACACCGAGCAAGCGGAAAATATGGAGAATCTGAAAAAAGTCATCTCGCGAATTGGTTCCGCATCAACCGATCCAACAAAAAGTCTTCGTGTGTTGGCCAGGTACACCGATAATCTGCCTGACAAACGCATTTTGGCTTCGTTATGGAAAGGACCGGCGGAAGTAAGCACGATCCACGCAGCCAAGGGATTGGAGGCGGATTATGTGATTGTCATGGATATGATCCAAGATTTTCGAGGTTTTCCGTCCACCATTGAAGATGATCCAGTGATGGCACTTGTAATGCCAGAGAAGGAGCCACATCAGTACGGGGAAGAGCGTCGACTTTTTTACGTCGCGCTTACCCGTGCACGTCGTGAATGCCACCTAATATCTCCAATTTCCTCTCCGTCATTATTCACGCTGGAACTACTAGATACGAAGCTCGGCGAACATGTCGGATTAACGGTCGATCAAAACCGCCCTTGCCCCGTCTGCAAGAGTGGGCAAATCTTGGTGAGTCCCAAGGGAAACGGCTCCTACTGCAGCAACATCCCACTTTGCGATTTCTTGCCACCGCGGTGTCCCACATGTTCGAAGCCCATGATCATTCATAAAAACGAATCTCTCCGCTTTATATGTCCCACTCATTCCAACATCAGACTCAAATCATGTCCAGTGTGCGAATGGGGAGTTCTGATTCCCAGAGCAGCTGTAAACAAAACTACCGGAAAGGAATCTACATTTTTTTCCTGCCATACGTGGGCGAAGACTGGATGTACAGGCAAGCCCTCGCGAGTGAACGGTGGTAGATAG
- a CDS encoding sigma-70 family RNA polymerase sigma factor gives MSKSESFRLFVEPEIPVLLRVARSLTGNSADAEDLVQETLIKAFGALDSFDGANPRAWLLTILRNTSRNAWRKKKPTYVDDWTLLPESKPAFGAESPRSAEEDALRKVVDPALTAAVNGLAEEFRSVLILVDVEGFSYSECAEILGLPIGTVMSRRSRAVAKVRKSMQKTKERTVRA, from the coding sequence ATGAGTAAATCCGAATCATTTCGGCTCTTTGTCGAACCGGAAATTCCGGTCCTACTTAGAGTGGCACGCTCTCTAACTGGTAATTCCGCCGACGCCGAAGATCTAGTGCAAGAGACGTTGATCAAGGCCTTTGGAGCTTTGGATAGTTTCGACGGGGCCAATCCAAGGGCGTGGTTATTGACCATTCTTCGTAATACCTCCCGCAACGCGTGGAGAAAGAAGAAGCCGACCTACGTCGATGACTGGACACTGCTACCGGAGAGCAAACCCGCCTTCGGAGCGGAATCTCCCCGGTCAGCCGAAGAAGATGCCTTACGCAAAGTGGTGGATCCAGCACTGACTGCGGCCGTTAACGGCCTGGCGGAGGAGTTTCGATCAGTTCTGATACTCGTGGATGTTGAGGGTTTTTCTTATTCGGAGTGCGCTGAAATCCTGGGCCTACCCATTGGAACTGTGATGTCGCGCAGAAGTCGCGCAGTGGCCAAAGTCCGCAAATCAATGCAGAAGACTAAAGAAAGGACGGTGAGAGCGTGA
- a CDS encoding zf-HC2 domain-containing protein, which produces MKISEVMSMPECHWVRAHLIRYLDRDPSTPMSSEELARLESHIAICDRCATIFDEYRETSKALNRLRTNVDQESIARLSASLEKLTLED; this is translated from the coding sequence GTGAAGATCTCGGAAGTCATGTCCATGCCAGAATGCCATTGGGTGAGGGCGCACCTGATTCGATATTTGGATCGCGATCCGTCAACGCCAATGAGCAGTGAGGAACTCGCCCGCCTTGAATCCCACATCGCAATTTGTGACAGGTGCGCAACGATATTCGACGAATATCGCGAGACGTCCAAAGCCCTCAACCGATTACGAACGAATGTTGATCAAGAAAGTATTGCGCGGCTTAGCGCTTCACTGGAAAAACTCACTCTAGAAGATTGA
- the pth gene encoding aminoacyl-tRNA hydrolase: MVWLVVGLGNPGPEYAATRHNVGQMVVDAIAQGNKSRWTTHKSRTDVAAYKIGAPPHAESVIIAKSKSYMNESGGPIKALAAFYKVDPAHIIVIHDELDIAFSTIRAKLAGGDNGHNGLKSLTSSFGTSNYYRVRMGVGRPIGQQDPADFVLKQFSVAEKKELSDFLLRGAEAVESLITKGLEVTQQDFNS, encoded by the coding sequence ATGGTCTGGTTAGTTGTAGGACTCGGCAACCCTGGACCTGAATACGCCGCGACGCGGCACAATGTCGGACAGATGGTTGTCGATGCAATTGCCCAAGGCAATAAATCCCGTTGGACCACTCACAAATCACGGACCGATGTTGCTGCCTACAAGATTGGCGCACCTCCACACGCAGAGTCGGTAATCATCGCAAAGTCCAAGAGCTACATGAACGAATCTGGCGGACCGATCAAAGCGCTCGCTGCTTTCTACAAAGTTGATCCAGCGCACATCATTGTTATTCACGACGAACTCGATATTGCCTTCTCGACCATCCGCGCCAAACTCGCCGGCGGCGACAACGGTCACAACGGATTGAAAAGTCTCACCTCATCTTTCGGAACCTCAAATTACTACCGCGTCCGCATGGGAGTCGGTCGTCCCATCGGCCAACAAGATCCCGCTGATTTCGTTCTCAAACAATTCTCCGTCGCTGAGAAAAAGGAACTCTCCGATTTTCTCCTCCGTGGTGCCGAAGCAGTCGAATCACTTATTACTAAAGGATTAGAAGTAACGCAGCAAGACTTCAATTCCTAG
- a CDS encoding 50S ribosomal protein L25/general stress protein Ctc: protein MAEIIINGVSRTEFGKGASRRARRDGLVPAVIYGHGAKPSHINLPARELGTALKQANVLLDVVVDGKTELTLPKSVVRHAIKGTLEHVDLVIVRRGEKVTVSVPVHTSGEFDRDGILEHMSTVVEIETEATNIPNFFELDLTGLVAGLSLYAEDIKLPAGVTLISDPKMPIVHLSVRSSHDDLPEAPVAEVAAPVATEEKKEA from the coding sequence ATGGCCGAGATCATCATCAATGGCGTGAGCCGTACCGAATTTGGTAAGGGCGCATCACGTCGAGCACGTCGCGATGGCTTGGTCCCTGCAGTGATCTACGGACACGGTGCAAAGCCTTCACACATCAACTTGCCAGCCCGCGAACTCGGTACCGCGCTGAAGCAAGCCAACGTCCTTCTTGACGTCGTTGTTGATGGAAAGACCGAGCTCACACTTCCTAAGTCAGTCGTCCGCCACGCAATCAAGGGAACCCTTGAGCATGTTGACCTCGTCATCGTCCGTCGTGGTGAAAAGGTCACCGTATCGGTGCCAGTCCACACCTCCGGTGAATTCGATCGCGACGGAATCCTCGAGCACATGAGCACCGTCGTTGAAATTGAAACTGAAGCAACTAATATTCCTAACTTCTTCGAGTTAGACCTCACCGGTCTTGTCGCAGGTCTCTCCCTTTATGCAGAGGACATCAAACTTCCAGCAGGCGTCACATTGATCTCTGATCCAAAGATGCCGATCGTCCACCTCTCGGTGCGCTCAAGCCATGACGATCTTCCAGAGGCTCCAGTAGCTGAGGTCGCGGCTCCAGTAGCAACAGAAGAGAAGAAGGAAGCGTAA
- a CDS encoding ribose-phosphate diphosphokinase produces the protein MSELKLASEKRLRIFSGRAFPELADQVASELGIPITPTAAYDFANGEIFVRFEESVRGCDAFVIQSHSTPINKQIMEQLIMIDALKRASAKRITVVAPFYGYARQDKKHRGREPITARLMADLFKTAGADRLMVVDLHTSQIQGFFDGPVDHLFALPLLANYVGSKVDRSRLTIVSPDSGRVRVAERWSDLLGGCPIAFIHKTRDPRIPNEAVVGRVVGDVEGQTCVVIDDMIDTAGTITKAVDALFDSGAKEVIVAATHAVLSGPAVERLKNSRVSEVVVTDTLPISEESRFDRLTVLPIAPLLARAIKEVFEDGSVTSLFDGMS, from the coding sequence ATGAGCGAATTGAAACTCGCCTCCGAAAAGCGCTTACGAATCTTCTCCGGTCGAGCCTTTCCAGAGTTAGCAGATCAAGTCGCCTCCGAACTCGGTATCCCTATCACCCCAACAGCTGCGTATGACTTCGCAAACGGTGAAATATTTGTTCGCTTCGAAGAAAGTGTCCGTGGATGTGACGCGTTCGTCATTCAGTCTCACTCCACTCCGATCAATAAACAGATCATGGAACAACTGATCATGATCGATGCACTCAAGCGTGCATCAGCCAAGCGAATTACTGTTGTCGCTCCTTTCTATGGATATGCCCGTCAAGATAAGAAGCACCGCGGTCGCGAGCCAATCACCGCGCGATTGATGGCCGACCTTTTCAAAACCGCTGGCGCAGACCGCCTCATGGTTGTCGATCTTCATACCTCGCAAATTCAAGGATTCTTCGATGGTCCAGTGGATCATCTCTTCGCACTGCCACTTCTTGCTAATTACGTCGGAAGCAAAGTAGACCGTTCACGTCTGACCATTGTTTCGCCAGACTCAGGTCGCGTCCGCGTTGCAGAGCGATGGTCGGATCTTCTCGGTGGCTGCCCCATTGCATTTATCCATAAGACCCGCGACCCACGTATTCCAAATGAAGCCGTTGTTGGCCGCGTCGTTGGTGACGTCGAAGGTCAAACCTGCGTTGTTATCGATGACATGATCGACACCGCCGGCACTATTACAAAGGCCGTGGATGCTCTCTTTGATAGCGGTGCAAAGGAAGTCATTGTCGCTGCCACTCACGCAGTTCTTTCCGGCCCTGCCGTTGAGCGCCTGAAGAATTCACGGGTCAGCGAAGTCGTCGTCACAGACACACTTCCCATCTCGGAGGAATCACGATTTGACCGCCTCACCGTTCTCCCAATTGCCCCGCTTTTAGCCCGGGCCATCAAGGAAGTATTCGAAGATGGTTCGGTTACCAGCCTCTTTGACGGGATGAGTTAA
- the glmU gene encoding bifunctional UDP-N-acetylglucosamine diphosphorylase/glucosamine-1-phosphate N-acetyltransferase GlmU yields MSRLDYVIVLAAGEGTRMKSTTPKVLHTIAGQSLLGHALTAVEALAPAEVRVVIGAGREKVQEHLEKISPQSLAIVQEHRGGTGHAVQLALASAETKGTVLIVYGDTPLLSSETLRQLIAAHNEGGFAATVLTAEFPDPTGYGRIIRAENGDLIRIVEERDATDVEKEIDEINSGVYVFDLAKLHRAIAKLTDDNAQGELYLTQVIEILRADHERVVPIITPDYIEILGINDRVQMAECAAIMRDQINDAFMRAGVSLIDPTTTWIDTSVKIAADAVIYPGTAISGNSIIAEGAIIGPRTTLIDCKVAARATVIESFCNGATIGVEASVGPFTYLRPGSVLSRKSRTGAYVEMKNATLGEGSKVPHLSYVGDATIGEGTNIGAATVFVNYDGVEKHHTTVGDHVRIGSDTMLVAPLSIGDGAYTAAGSVITEDVPAGAIGVGRAKQRNVLGWVLRKRPGTKSAAAAESSSEKGKPTS; encoded by the coding sequence TTGAGCCGTCTTGATTATGTGATCGTCTTAGCGGCCGGAGAAGGCACGCGGATGAAATCAACAACGCCCAAGGTCCTCCACACCATTGCAGGTCAATCCCTTTTAGGCCATGCTCTTACCGCCGTTGAAGCATTGGCACCTGCCGAAGTCCGAGTTGTCATCGGCGCAGGTCGCGAGAAAGTCCAAGAACATCTAGAGAAAATTTCGCCGCAATCCCTCGCCATTGTTCAGGAGCATCGCGGCGGCACCGGGCACGCGGTTCAGTTAGCGTTGGCAAGTGCTGAGACAAAGGGCACTGTACTGATCGTTTATGGCGATACTCCGCTCCTTTCGAGCGAGACGCTTCGCCAATTGATCGCTGCGCACAATGAGGGCGGATTCGCCGCGACCGTCTTGACCGCCGAATTTCCAGACCCGACCGGATACGGTCGGATTATCCGCGCTGAAAATGGCGACCTCATCCGCATTGTGGAAGAACGCGATGCAACGGATGTCGAAAAAGAAATTGATGAGATCAACTCAGGTGTTTATGTTTTTGATCTGGCAAAGTTGCATCGCGCGATTGCCAAACTCACTGATGACAATGCCCAAGGTGAGCTCTACTTGACGCAGGTCATCGAAATCCTTCGCGCCGATCATGAACGTGTCGTTCCGATTATTACCCCCGATTACATCGAGATTCTCGGCATCAATGACCGCGTCCAAATGGCTGAGTGTGCCGCGATCATGCGCGATCAGATCAACGATGCTTTCATGCGAGCTGGAGTCTCGCTGATCGACCCGACAACCACTTGGATTGATACCTCAGTAAAGATCGCCGCAGATGCCGTCATCTATCCGGGCACCGCAATCTCTGGGAATTCAATCATCGCTGAAGGCGCCATCATCGGGCCTCGCACCACACTGATTGACTGCAAGGTGGCGGCGCGCGCCACCGTCATTGAGTCCTTCTGCAACGGAGCCACGATCGGTGTCGAAGCAAGCGTCGGACCATTTACTTATCTCCGTCCGGGCTCAGTCCTGAGTCGGAAGAGCCGCACGGGTGCTTATGTGGAGATGAAAAACGCCACTCTGGGTGAGGGATCGAAGGTCCCACACCTCTCCTACGTCGGAGATGCCACCATCGGTGAGGGCACCAACATCGGAGCGGCCACAGTTTTTGTGAATTACGACGGAGTTGAGAAACATCACACCACAGTTGGAGATCACGTCCGGATCGGCAGTGACACCATGTTGGTCGCACCGCTCTCGATCGGAGATGGCGCTTATACCGCCGCGGGTTCAGTCATCACCGAAGACGTTCCAGCCGGCGCAATCGGGGTTGGCAGAGCGAAGCAGAGAAATGTCTTAGGGTGGGTCCTACGCAAACGCCCTGGTACTAAATCAGCCGCTGCCGCAGAATCAAGCTCCGAGAAAGGGAAACCCACTTCATGA
- a CDS encoding MarR family transcriptional regulator — protein sequence MRDEVDRLVAAWKSQRPDLDFSPLEVLSRITRIARHLDIARRNAFADLDTWSFDVLAALRRAGAPYQLSPGQLMQETMVTSGTMTNRLDRLEELSLITRQPDPEDGRGSLVTLTKSGMRAVDTAMEELLKRESEILKNMSKADQVKLASSLSEIEAPFDEQ from the coding sequence ATGAGGGATGAGGTAGACCGGCTCGTTGCCGCCTGGAAGAGCCAACGACCCGACCTGGATTTCTCACCCCTGGAGGTCCTGAGCCGAATCACCCGCATTGCCCGCCACCTCGATATTGCTCGGCGCAATGCCTTTGCCGATCTGGATACCTGGAGTTTCGATGTTCTGGCTGCGCTGCGCCGAGCCGGTGCTCCCTACCAACTCTCCCCCGGACAATTGATGCAGGAGACGATGGTGACCAGCGGAACGATGACCAATCGCCTTGATCGCCTGGAAGAGCTCAGCCTTATCACCCGCCAGCCCGATCCCGAAGATGGTCGGGGCTCTCTCGTGACGTTGACCAAGAGCGGAATGCGCGCAGTGGACACGGCGATGGAAGAGTTGTTGAAGCGCGAGAGTGAGATTTTGAAGAACATGTCCAAGGCTGATCAAGTAAAACTTGCCTCGTCGCTCAGTGAGATTGAAGCGCCCTTCGACGAGCAGTAA
- a CDS encoding 4-(cytidine 5'-diphospho)-2-C-methyl-D-erythritol kinase, whose protein sequence is MTSVVPNSVMVRVPGKINLQLSVGPKESDGYHNVVTVFQSVSLYDEVTVSREEMGVGLTAKISGDHTHGVPTDETNLSCRATMLMCEKYDLPLDLTISIKKSIPVAGGMAGGSADAAATILALDSLFSLGLTREEMHQVGSLLGSDVPFMLSGGTAVGRGHGDEVTAALSRGTYHWVLALSTSGLSTPSVYSECDRLREGMKISTPQLNDHLLQALLTGDPVALGRTLVNDLQPAACSLKPALRLILDVGIDYGALGSIVSGSGPTVAFLVSDEDHALDLAVALTSSGVVGSVTRVSGPVPGARIVEIH, encoded by the coding sequence ATGACAAGCGTGGTGCCAAATTCTGTGATGGTGCGCGTTCCAGGGAAGATCAACCTGCAACTCTCTGTCGGTCCCAAAGAATCAGATGGATATCACAACGTTGTCACTGTTTTTCAATCAGTTTCCCTCTATGACGAAGTCACTGTTTCGCGCGAGGAAATGGGCGTTGGCTTAACCGCCAAGATCTCCGGTGATCACACCCACGGCGTTCCGACCGATGAGACCAATCTCTCGTGCCGCGCCACCATGCTGATGTGCGAAAAGTATGACCTGCCACTGGATTTAACCATCTCCATTAAGAAATCTATCCCTGTTGCCGGGGGGATGGCTGGCGGAAGCGCTGATGCCGCCGCGACAATCTTGGCTCTGGATTCGCTTTTCTCACTCGGACTCACACGGGAGGAAATGCACCAAGTCGGCTCACTGCTGGGCAGCGATGTTCCATTTATGTTGAGTGGCGGAACCGCAGTCGGTCGCGGACATGGCGATGAAGTAACCGCAGCACTTTCGCGCGGTACGTATCACTGGGTGCTTGCACTCTCTACCTCTGGTCTCTCTACTCCCTCTGTCTACAGTGAATGCGATCGGCTTCGTGAAGGTATGAAGATCTCAACCCCACAACTCAACGATCATCTGTTGCAGGCGTTACTGACCGGTGATCCGGTGGCACTTGGAAGAACGTTGGTCAACGATTTACAACCTGCTGCTTGTTCATTGAAACCAGCACTGCGACTAATTCTCGATGTGGGAATTGATTACGGCGCACTTGGTTCGATCGTCTCTGGTTCTGGACCGACAGTTGCGTTTTTAGTTTCCGATGAAGACCACGCACTTGACCTTGCAGTTGCTCTGACATCCAGCGGTGTTGTCGGAAGTGTGACTCGAGTAAGCGGACCGGTACCTGGTGCTCGGATTGTTGAGATTCACTAG
- the rsmA gene encoding 16S rRNA (adenine(1518)-N(6)/adenine(1519)-N(6))-dimethyltransferase RsmA, whose protein sequence is MSLLGAAEIRALAAELDLKPAKSLGQNFVIDSNICRKIVRLAGVTADDVALEIGPGLGSLTLALLEEAKSVIAIEIDPRLAQQLPITVTAHSQKIADLTVINQDALQINELQTSPTVLVANLPYNISVPVLLHYLEKFPTLRSGIVMVQAEVADRLAARPGSKDYGIPSVKTAWWAKMSLAGTVSRSVFWPAPNVDSKLVSFVRHATPADEKLRPIVFTAIDSAFSQRRKMLRSVLKGWLGSSETVEAVLAKAGIDPTLRGEALEIGHYCEIARAVEELAIGF, encoded by the coding sequence GTGAGTCTCCTGGGAGCCGCAGAAATTCGAGCCCTGGCAGCAGAACTCGATCTCAAGCCTGCAAAATCACTCGGGCAGAATTTCGTTATTGACTCCAATATCTGCCGCAAGATCGTCCGTCTTGCTGGTGTGACTGCAGATGATGTTGCTCTTGAAATTGGTCCCGGACTCGGTTCGCTTACTCTCGCACTACTGGAGGAAGCCAAGTCAGTCATCGCAATTGAGATCGATCCGCGGCTTGCCCAGCAATTGCCGATCACTGTTACCGCGCATTCGCAGAAGATTGCGGACCTCACCGTGATCAATCAGGATGCTCTGCAAATTAATGAACTACAGACTAGCCCAACCGTCCTGGTGGCCAACTTGCCGTACAACATTTCGGTCCCGGTGTTACTTCACTACCTGGAGAAGTTCCCGACTCTCCGATCTGGGATCGTGATGGTTCAAGCAGAGGTCGCTGATCGCCTTGCGGCCAGACCTGGCTCGAAGGATTATGGAATCCCCAGTGTCAAAACTGCCTGGTGGGCGAAGATGTCACTGGCCGGCACAGTCTCGCGTTCTGTCTTCTGGCCCGCGCCCAATGTTGATTCCAAGTTGGTTAGTTTTGTGCGGCATGCCACACCAGCGGATGAGAAGTTACGCCCCATTGTTTTCACCGCGATCGATTCAGCATTCTCGCAACGGCGAAAGATGTTGCGCTCGGTACTCAAAGGTTGGCTGGGTTCTTCAGAGACTGTCGAAGCAGTACTGGCAAAGGCGGGAATCGACCCCACATTGCGCGGGGAAGCACTTGAGATTGGTCACTACTGCGAGATTGCACGCGCAGTCGAGGAATTGGCAATAGGGTTTTAG